From the genome of Candidatus Neomarinimicrobiota bacterium:
GTGCGCACGCTGGTAATTAACCCCGAGAGTGAGCGACCCTTACCCCTTGAGGCCGTCGCCGACATCGTTGTCGACACCGGGCCGGGGGAGATTCATCGCGCCGGTCAGCAACGGGTTGCGCTCGTCACGGCCAATCTGCGTTATGGGGACCTGGGTGCCGCCGCCGAAGAAATCAACCAAATCATCCAGCAGGTGCCCATTCCGAACGGCCTCAGCCTGCGGCTCGCGGGTCAGAACGAGGAAATGGCTGTCTCCTTCCAATCCCTTCAGTTTGCACTGGCGCTGGCCATTTCCCTCGTATACCTGGTCATGGCCTCACAATTTGAATCCCTTCTGCACCCTTTCGTGATCTTGTTCACTATTCCGCTGGCTATAATTGGTGCCGCCCTGGCCCTATGGATGACCGGCTCCACCATCAGTGTGGTGGTTTTCATCGGCCTCATCA
Proteins encoded in this window:
- a CDS encoding efflux RND transporter permease subunit, whose protein sequence is VRTLVINPESERPLPLEAVADIVVDTGPGEIHRAGQQRVALVTANLRYGDLGAAAEEINQIIQQVPIPNGLSLRLAGQNEEMAVSFQSLQFALALAISLVYLVMASQFESLLHPFVILFTIPLAIIGAALALWMTGSTISVVVFIGLIMLAGIVVNNAIVLVDRINQTRAQGVAKQEAIIQAGCLRLRPILMTTLTTVLGLTPLALGLGEGAEVRAPMAITVIGGLTVSTLLTLLVIPVMYSVLDRKKYAGAEARSNP